The genomic stretch TTTCCGTCCCGATAAAGGATGACAGGAGGTGTGTTTTGCAGCCTGCCGGTGCACTGATTGATCCAGATAACTCCGCGCGTTCCGGTGATCTCGACTCGCTCGTCGGCCGGATAGTGCCGGGACCAAATTTCCATCTCCGGGGAGAACATCCCGTCGAGGACACCGAAGCGGTCCGCGCCGGCGTACTTCCATGTCACCATCGCCGGAAGGTCCAGAACGAGCGGCGCCGGCCGGCCGTCGGGGCCGATCAGCATCGTCATCGCCTCCACGAGGTCCTCGGGCGTCGCCGACACCGCGATGTCGGAACGCTCCATCAGCGACGCGATGACCGGAGCCATGTCGGTTTGGCCGATCCATGCGAAGACCTTCTCCGGATCCCCCATGAAGAAGCGCGCGATCGAGAACTTGTGGTATCCGTCGTCCCATATCGCCGGGCCGCCGCCGCACAAGTCCTTGCGGAAACGCCACGCCCAACTCGCCAGGGGCATTTCCCATCCGGAGAACGGTCCGCCGGGGTTCAGCTTCAAGCGGATACCGATCGGATCGCCGATCTCTCCCGCGTCGATCAGTTCCTTCGCCAAGCGATACGGCGGGTAAAAGACGAAGTTCTCGAAGACCTTGAAGACCACCGACGCATTCTTGGTCGCATCGATCATGCGATCCGCTTCGTCGATGTCGAGCGCCATGGGCTTCTGCACCGACACGTGCTTTCCGGCTTTGGCCGCCGCTTCCACCATCGGGCGGTGCATGGCGTGCGGAGTGATGATCTCAACCGCATCGATCTCGGGAT from Actinomycetota bacterium encodes the following:
- a CDS encoding Gfo/Idh/MocA family oxidoreductase, producing the protein MDIVRMGIVGCGRISTLHAPGYLKHPKAELVACCDANMGRAERWAAEFGVPRVYDDFDRMLADPEIDAVEIITPHAMHRPMVEAAAKAGKHVSVQKPMALDIDEADRMIDATKNASVVFKVFENFVFYPPYRLAKELIDAGEIGDPIGIRLKLNPGGPFSGWEMPLASWAWRFRKDLCGGGPAIWDDGYHKFSIARFFMGDPEKVFAWIGQTDMAPVIASLMERSDIAVSATPEDLVEAMTMLIGPDGRPAPLVLDLPAMVTWKYAGADRFGVLDGMFSPEMEIWSRHYPADERVEITGTRGVIWINQCTGRLQNTPPVILYRDGKTVSYENVPWGWETSFEASAGHFVDCLLSGGEMAPVLSGEDGREVLRFAIAAHVSAREGREVRVDEVSAHDRP